The following proteins come from a genomic window of Lemur catta isolate mLemCat1 chromosome 4, mLemCat1.pri, whole genome shotgun sequence:
- the ITPRIPL1 gene encoding inositol 1,4,5-trisphosphate receptor-interacting protein-like 1, producing MAVISLLFLAVMYVVHHPLMVSDRMDLDTLARSRQLEKRMSEEMRQLEREFEERKRAAEQRQKAENFWRGDTSDDELVLGKKDMGWPFQTDSQEGPLGWILGNLWHAGLICVFLIFELLRQNLQHEPAFDSSSEEEEEVRVVPITSYNWLTDFPTWEALDSFYKHYVQNAIRDLPSTCEFVESFVDDLIEACRVLSRREAHPQLEDCLGIGAAFEKWGTLHETQKFDILVPIVPPQGTMFVLEMRDVALGRRCGHVLVESECMCKREKLLGDVLCLVHHHRDQLVVSGKCGSSIKAALCTGLHLDVCKTIQWFRTMVGNAWALVAHKYDFKLSLPPSTTSCKLRLDYRSGRFLSIHLVLGVQREDTLVYLLSQAPDQEQLTSVDWPESFAACEHLFLKMVGRFAPENTCHLKCFQIILSLRDHQSLPHGASRPILTSYHFKTALMHLLLRLPLTDWQHNMLSQRLQDILWFLGRGLQQRTLHHFFIGNTVLPLTIPIPKAFRNAEPVNLFQHLVLNPMAHSQAVEEFHNLLTQVKTLPCAPLAAAP from the coding sequence ATGGCTGTGATAAGCCTGCTGTTCTTGGCAGTAATGTATGTTGTTCACCACCCCTTGATGGTCAGTGACCGGATGGACCTGGACACACTAGCCAGAAGTCGGCAGCTGGAGAAGCGAATGAGCGAGGAGATGCGCCAGTTAGAGAGAGAGTTTGAAGAGAGAAAGCGAGCAGCTGAACAGAGGCAGAAGGCAGAGAACTTCTGGAGAGGAGACACATCTGATGACGAGTTAGTGCTGGGGAAGAAGGACATGGGGTGGCCATTTCAGACCGACAGCCAGGAGGGGCCTCTGGGCTGGATACTGGGAAACCTGTGGCACGCTGGCCTCATTTGCGTTTTTCTCATCTTTGAGCTCCTACGACAGAACTTGCAGCATGAGCCAGCCTTTGATTCcagcagtgaggaggaggaggaagtccGTGTTGTGCCCATCACCTCTTACAACTGGCTCACTGACTTCCCCACCTGGGAGGCTCTGGACTCCTTTTACAAACATTATGTCCAAAATGCCATCCGTGACCTGCCCAGCACCTGTGAGTTCGTGGAGAGCTTTGTGGATGATCTCATTGAGGCCTGTCGGGTGCTCAGCCGCCGGGAGGCTCACCCACAGTTGGAGGACTGCTTGGGCATCGGGGCTGCCTTTGAGAAATGGGGAACCCTCCACGAGACTCAGAAATTTGATATCCTGGTGCCCATTGTCCCTCCTCAGGGCACTATGTTTGTCCTGGAGATGAGGGATGTGGCCCTAGGCCGCCGCTGTGGCCATGTGCTGGTGGAATCAGAATGTATGTGCAAGCGCGAGAAACTCCTAGGGGATGTACTATGCCTGGTGCACCACCACAGGGACCAGTTGGTGGTCTCAGGGAAGTGTGGCAGCTCCATCAAGGCAGCTCTCTGCACCGGCCTCCACCTGGATGTGTGCAAGACCATTCAGTGGTTCCGGACAATGGTGGGCAATGCCTGGGCCCTGGTGGCCCACAAATATGACTTTAAACTCAGTCTCCCACCTTCTACCACCTCCTGCAAGCTCAGGCTGGACTATCGCTCAGGCCGCTTTCTTTCAATCCACTTGGTCCTGGGGGTGCAACGGGAAGATACCTTGGTCTACCTCTTGAGTCAGGCTCCTGACCAGGAACAGCTCACCAGTGTAGACTGGCCTGAGTCCTTTGCAGCCTGTGAACACTTGTTCCTGAAGATGGTAGGGCGTTTTGCCCCTGAGAACACCTGTCACCTCAAGTGCTTCCAGATCATTTTAAGTCTCCGGGACCATCAGAGCTTACCCCACGGAGCGTCCCGCCCCATCCTCACCTCTTACCACTTCAAAACAGCCCTCATGCACCTGTTGCTACGGCTGCCCCTAACAGACTGGCAGCACAACATGCTCTCTCAGCGGCTCCAGGACATTCTCTGGTTCTTGGGCCGTGGCCTCCAGCAAAGGACCCTCCATCATTTCTTCATTGGTAACACTGTCCTGCCCCTGACCATCCCAATCCCTAAGGCATTTCGGAATGCTGAGCCTGTCAATCTCTTCCAACACCTGGTGCTAAACCCCATGGCACATTCACAGGCAGTGGAAGAGTTTCATAACCTTCTGACCCAGGTAAAAACTCTGCCCTGTGCCCCACTGGCTGCGGCACCTTAA